Proteins from a genomic interval of Clostridium cochlearium:
- a CDS encoding aliphatic sulfonate ABC transporter substrate-binding protein, producing MKFKKILSSFMIIIATLTLFVGCGKSKDDKGKNIGSSNLPEVVNIGTQQMPNDEKIAIAKGFFEEELGVKVNIVEFNAGDIRNAMISKNIDFALLGSASATLGIASGMDAEVIWIHEVLGDAEKLVAKNNSNINSIKDIVGKKIATPFSTTAHYSLLKALELNNIPQKDVTIYDMQMSDIYAAWKRGDIDAAYAWEPTLSSLLEDGKVLVSSKELAKKGIVTSNVEIVRRDFAEKYPDIVSKYIKAVDKAVKLYKENEGEAVKTVADALHITEEEALKQMQGSVWLTAKEQLDAAYFGTKDKKGDLVNSLKDIADFLYDQKSLMTKPELSTFEKAVNPSYIENALK from the coding sequence ATGAAGTTCAAAAAAATATTATCAAGTTTTATGATTATAATTGCAACATTAACATTATTTGTTGGGTGCGGTAAATCTAAAGATGATAAAGGGAAAAATATAGGATCATCAAATTTACCTGAGGTTGTAAATATAGGTACTCAGCAAATGCCTAATGACGAAAAAATTGCTATAGCAAAAGGTTTTTTTGAAGAGGAGCTTGGAGTTAAGGTTAATATTGTGGAATTTAATGCAGGCGATATAAGAAATGCAATGATTTCAAAGAATATCGATTTTGCTCTACTTGGTTCTGCTTCTGCCACCCTTGGAATTGCTAGTGGTATGGATGCCGAAGTAATTTGGATACATGAGGTACTTGGAGATGCGGAAAAATTAGTAGCTAAAAACAATTCTAATATTAATTCCATAAAGGATATTGTAGGTAAAAAAATTGCTACTCCTTTTTCCACCACAGCACATTATAGCTTATTAAAGGCTTTAGAGTTAAATAATATTCCTCAAAAGGATGTAACCATATACGATATGCAAATGTCTGATATATATGCAGCATGGAAAAGAGGAGATATTGACGCAGCTTATGCATGGGAACCTACACTTTCAAGTCTTTTAGAGGATGGTAAAGTTTTAGTTTCTAGTAAGGAGCTAGCTAAAAAAGGTATTGTTACATCTAATGTGGAAATTGTTAGAAGAGATTTTGCTGAAAAATATCCAGATATTGTATCTAAATATATTAAGGCTGTAGATAAAGCTGTTAAACTTTATAAGGAAAATGAAGGTGAAGCAGTTAAAACTGTTGCTGATGCTCTACATATTACAGAAGAAGAGGCATTAAAACAAATGCAAGGTTCTGTTTGGTTAACTGCTAAAGAACAATTAGATGCTGCTTATTTTGGAACAAAGGATAAAAAAGGTGATTTAGTAAATTCACTAAAAGATATAGCTGATTTTTTATATGATCAAAAGAGTCTTATGACTAAACCAGAATTATCTACTTTTGAAAAGGCTGTAAATCCATCATATATAGAAAATGCTTTAAAATAA
- a CDS encoding ABC transporter ATP-binding protein, which produces MDEMLNNKNHKNYVISLKDVNLKYSGEKDDVTALEHINLDIKEGEFICVLGPSGCGKSTLLKIIAGFLKPSEGTAKMDGETIGGPDWHRGVVFQSPTLYPWLNIHDNVAFGLKMRKFSKDHTEKLTSKYLELVGLNGFEKHKPYELSGGMKQRASLARVLVNNPRMILMDEPFGALDALTRENMQTLIRTIWTKTKNTVFLITHDVDEALSLATRIIVMSSRPGKILKEFNTNFTYKVSQDNGENVRYSPEYLEMRKEILKIINSQN; this is translated from the coding sequence ATGGATGAAATGTTAAATAATAAAAATCATAAAAATTATGTTATATCATTAAAAGATGTTAATTTAAAATATTCTGGTGAAAAAGATGATGTTACTGCTCTTGAGCATATAAATTTAGATATTAAAGAAGGAGAATTTATATGCGTACTCGGTCCTTCAGGCTGTGGTAAAAGTACATTATTAAAGATAATTGCAGGATTTTTAAAACCCTCAGAAGGCACTGCTAAAATGGATGGAGAGACTATTGGTGGACCTGATTGGCACAGAGGTGTTGTTTTTCAAAGTCCTACCCTATATCCATGGTTAAATATTCATGACAATGTGGCTTTTGGTTTGAAAATGAGAAAGTTTTCTAAAGACCACACTGAAAAGTTGACAAGTAAATATTTAGAACTTGTTGGTTTAAATGGTTTTGAAAAGCATAAACCCTATGAACTTTCTGGTGGTATGAAGCAAAGAGCTTCTCTTGCAAGGGTTTTAGTAAATAATCCTAGAATGATTTTAATGGACGAACCCTTTGGAGCATTAGACGCTTTAACCAGGGAAAACATGCAAACCCTAATAAGAACAATTTGGACTAAAACTAAAAATACAGTTTTTCTTATTACCCATGATGTGGACGAGGCTCTGTCACTTGCTACCAGAATAATTGTAATGTCAAGTAGACCAGGAAAAATCCTTAAAGAATTCAATACAAATTTCACCTATAAAGTTTCACAGGATAATGGGGAAAATGTAAGATACTCACCTGAATATTTAGAAATGAGAAAAGAAATCTTAAAGATTATTAATTCTCAAAACTAA
- a CDS encoding ribosomal protein L7/L12 yields the protein MNYVAIGFIVILLIYFNNNDNSNKIQRDQKRIESKLDRILEHLGLPELCNEYVSDELKSELIELIRENKKIKAIKKLRESTGMGLKEAKDYVDSL from the coding sequence ATGAACTACGTAGCTATAGGATTTATAGTTATTTTACTTATTTATTTTAATAATAATGATAATAGTAACAAAATACAGAGAGATCAAAAAAGAATAGAATCAAAGTTAGACAGGATTTTAGAACATCTTGGATTACCTGAATTATGTAATGAATATGTAAGTGATGAACTTAAAAGTGAATTAATAGAACTTATTAGAGAAAATAAAAAAATTAAGGCAATAAAAAAATTAAGAGAATCTACAGGAATGGGATTAAAGGAAGCAAAGGATTATGTTGATAGTTTATAA